The Argentina anserina chromosome 3, drPotAnse1.1, whole genome shotgun sequence genome includes a region encoding these proteins:
- the LOC126788919 gene encoding disease resistance protein RUN1-like, translating to MDSTGVSRGESISSTLLTAIDEPRFAIVVLSPNYAASTWCLEELAKICDRDHFGILPVFYDIYPADARHQRRSFSEAFNNYERSGRFESDKIQQWRDALRKVASLSGWMSENYGSELELVKNIVESVYSKLQPIEINKGDVDAIEATKLAAVEDEPKISESNENDEVRRPDTMELKPTMPDSFAENFEATTQATNGNSERESAGQWKHDVFLSFRGEDTRQGFLSHLYRELQNTKIIRTFKDDEQLKKGKDISQSLLTAIEESRFAIIVLSHNYAFSAWCLDELTKIFQCMEGKDTILPIFYHVDPSDVRYQRKVPNGPYKSFQQCKTP from the exons ATGGATAGCACAGGAGTTTCACGAGGGGAATCAATTTCGTCTACTCTCCTAACGGCAATTGATGAACCAAGGTTTGCAATCGTTGTTCTATCCCCAAATTATGCTGCTTCTACTTGGTGCTTGGAAGAACTCGCCAAGATTTGTGATCGGGATCACTTCGGTATCCTTCCAGTTTTCTATGACATCTATCCTGCTGACGCGAGACATCAGAGGAGAAGTTTCAGCGAAGCTTTTAATAACTATGAAAGGTCTGGGCGATTCGAATCGGACAAGATACAGCAGTGGAGAGATGCCTTAAGAAAAGTGGCGAGTTTGTCCGGGTGGATGTCAGAGAATTACGG GAGTGAGTTAGAACTTGTGAAAAACATTGTGGAATCGGTGTACAGTAAATTACAACCTATTGAAATCAATAAGGGAGATGTTGATGCAATTGAAGCAACAAAGCTAGCCGCTGTTGAAGATGAGCCTAAAATATCGGAGTCAAATGAAAACGATGAAGTAAGAAGACCAGATACTATGGAACTCAAGCCTACAATGCCAGATTCTTTCGCTGAAAATTTTGAGGCAACAACACAAGCTACCAATGGGAACT CTGAACGAGAATCAGCTGGTCAGTGGAAGCATGATGTGTTTTTAAGTTTTAGGGGTGAGGATACTCGCCAGGGTTTCCTGTCCCATTTATACCGTGAACTGCAAAACACGAAAATAATTAGAACGTTTAAGGATGATGAACAACTTAAGAAGGGGAAGGATATTTCTCAAAGTTTGCTGACGGCAATTGAAGAATCAAG GTTTGCAATCATTGTTCTGTCGCATAACTATGCTTTTTCTGCGTGGTGCTTAGATGAACTTACAAAGATTTTCCAATGCATGGAAGGCAAGGATACTATTCTGCCAATTTTTTATCACGTCGATCCCTCTGATGTACGATATCAAAGGAAGGTACCAAATGGGCCTTACAAATCATTCCAGCAATGCAAGACGCCATAG
- the LOC126788912 gene encoding nucleotide-sugar uncharacterized transporter 2: MIPYVCLCHCQSGMALLDSLLGNEAKRFVKRKDSDAGEAGKALEELRGSLYNDLRTSEGAKRQQQRFCGPVVAMTFNFIVSVGIILANKLVMGRVGFKFPIFLTLIHYVTAWLLLAIFKTLAILPVSPPARTTPFTSLFSLGAVMAFASGLANTSLKHNSVGFYQMAKIAVTPTIVLAEFILFRKTISCNKVLALAVVSAGVAVATVTDLEFNLFGALIAIAWIVPSAVNKILWSNLQQQGNWTALALMWRTTPVTIFFLLALMPWLDPPGVLLFQWDVNNSSAILISAVLGFLLQWSGALALGATSATSHVVLGQFKTCVILLGGYFLFKSDPGFVSLCGAITALCGMTVYTSLNLKKPQDNVTKQALPTLKPKTIDDQDVVVDSESRDSTTVV; this comes from the exons ATGATCCCATATGTATGTCTCTGCCATTGTCAGAGTGGAATGGCTTTGCTTGATTCATTGTTGGGGAATGAAGCCAAACGATTTGTGAAAAGGAAAGACAGTGATGCAGGAGAAGCAG GTAAAGCACTTGAAGAACTCAGGGGTTCTCTCTACAATGATCTTCGGACTTCAGAAGGCGCCAAGCGCCAACAGCAACGATTTTGTGGCCCGGTGGTGGCAATGACCTTCAATTTCATAGTGTCTGTGGGGATCATTCTGGCAAATAAGCTT GTAATGGGGAGAGTTGGATTTAAGTTTCCAATCTTTCTCACATTGATTCATTACGTGACAGCATGGCTGCTTCTAGCCATTTTTAAGACACTCGCAATTCTTCCAGTTTCTCCTCCAGCTAGAACTACTCCTTTcacttctctcttctctttagGTGCTGTCATGGCTTTTGCCTCTGGTCTTGCCAATACAAGCCTAAAACATAACAG TGTTGGTTTCTACCAGATGGCTAAAATTGCTGTCACTCCTACTATTGTTCTTGCCGAGTTCATTCTCTTTAGAAAAACCATTTCTTGTAACAAG GTTTTAGCTCTAGCTGTGGTGTCAGCAGGTGTGGCAGTAGCAACAGTAACAGATCTAGAGTTCAATTTGTTTGGCGCTTTGATTGCAATCGCGTGGATAGTCCCAAGTGCTGTAAACAAAATCCTGTGGTCTAATCTGCAACAACAAGGGAATTGGACCGCCCTCGC GCTGATGTGGAGGACTACCCCAGTTACTATATTCTTCTTATTAGCTCTTATGCCATGGTTGGATCCACCAGGAGTTCTACTGTTCCAGTGGGATGTCAATAACTCCAGTGCTATTCTCATATCAGCAGTTCTTGGTTTTCTCCTCCAATGGTCCGGAGCGTTGGCACTCGG GGCAACCTCAGCAACTAGCCATGTTGTTCTTGGACAGTTTAAAACTTGTGTGATATTACTAGGGggatattttcttttcaaatcaGATCCAGGCTTCGTGAGCCTTTGTGGAGCTATTACAGCGCTTTGTGGAATGACTGTATACACATCCCTAAACCTGAAAAAGCCACAAGACAATGTGACCAAGCAGGCCTTACCAACACTGAAACCCAAAACCATTGATGACCAAGACGTTGTAGTAGATTCAGAATCAAGGGATAGCACAACTGTTGTTTGA
- the LOC126788907 gene encoding GBF-interacting protein 1-like has protein sequence MSGGVATRVSIPDNVKSTIQNIREITKKLHSDDEIYAVLKECSMDPNETAQKLMYLDTFHEVKKRRDRKKESLKGRASEESRTAPGGHRRMVRGGGQGNSSDAGGGRNSSARRENGGGHVPDEGSLSSFMSVQQKTKNNAAVPSTKASIGVPNGVKSMSNGTASPVPAPKSSAGVDANKLGATAPRYAVVVASTPVGLKDQHKAPTPTSEQLLNSATSAADTGVCSSASDPIPIPIKENKDVSSDPIVLESSKRADVASKSNNNVIKEKTQSNNAKAIVKNHQSKSSEPPSSIHDGSRAILLPNSDGESQPESTDASKVAAPEVQTIAVEASLPLPLDSSQSDIKLVTFPNHIKVPESLRNALTFGSINSTFGTTVGSVNGTSGNGSTGGVESSQDTDEAAKEPSPSNVSVASSVQGDLSETPLPSANVLEKLQPSEGNVSSIPDSDSKSELLKQGLQLPPEVPHSLTALNGPSYNFGFLPPMLGSQVLQVEGQDNQAHEAPRSSNFGGNSVGVPSPNTTPPLPSSIAATPQIPVFRHAYPANYFPYGYMPPYYLPPMHQFLSPNGYPPQASAYLPPTAPAAAGIKFPPPQLKAGSNAANPAQYNIQSGGSFITTPTGYAPGPAVTSGSSVGNTEDLGASQMKGSHIYTTGQLTEGQTVWFHTPGQDISSLYNLPQGQRFAFSPVHAGHGAMTGIFPPGQTMASPTYLQQSQAVAGAAETIGPPPAAYQQPQHAQMNWNSSF, from the exons ATGAGCGGCGGTGTGGCTACTAGGGTTTCAATCCCAGACAATGTAAAGAGCACGATCCAAAACATCAGAGAGATCACTAAGAAGCTTCACAGCGACGATGAAATCTACGCTGTGCTCAAGGAGTGCTCTATGGATCCAAATGAGACTGCCCAGAAGCTCATGTATTTag ATACATTTCATGAGGTAAAAAAGAGACGTGATCGGAAAAAGGAG AGCTTGAAAGGTAGAGCATCTGAAGAATCGAGGACAGCACCAGGGGGGCATAGGCGAATGGTTAGGGGTGGCGGCCAGGGGAATTCTTCTG ATGCTGGTGGTGGGAGAAATTCTTCTGCTCGGAGGGAAAATGGAGGTGGTCATGTTCCAGATGAAGGTTCTCTATCTTCTTTTATGTCAGTTCAGCAGAAAACTAAAAACAATGCTGCGGTTCCAAGCACAAA AGCTTCAATTGGCGTTCCAAATGGGGTTAAAAGCATGTCCAATGGGACTGCTAGTCCTGTTCCTGCTCCAAAATCCTCTGCTGGTGTTGATGCAAACAAGCTGGGAGCTACAGCACCGCGGTATGCTGTTGTTGTGGCATCTACACCTGTTGGCCTAAAGGATCAACACAAGGCCCCAACACCAACATCTGAGCAGCTTTTGAATTCTGCTACTTCTGCAGCTGATACTGGTGTTTGCTCATCTGCTTCAGATCCTATACCAATTCctataaaagaaaacaaagacgTTTCTAGTGACCCTATTGTCTTAGAGTCGTCGAAGAGGGCAGATGTTGCCTCCAAATCTAATAATAACGTGATCAAAGAAAAGACTCAAAGTAACAATGCAAAGGCAATTGTAAAGAATCATCAATCTAAGTCGTCAGAACCCCCTTCCTCAATTCATGATGGTTCTAGGGCCATTCTGCTTCCTAATTCTGATGGAGAATCACAGCCAGAGTCCACTGATGCTTCAAAAG TGGCCGCACCGGAAGTTCAAACCATTGCTGTTGAAGCTTCTTTACCGTTGCCACTTGACTCAAGTCAGTCAGATATCAAGCTCGTTACTTTTCCTAATCATATCAAGGTCCCTGAATCTTTAAGAAATGCATTGACTTTTGGAAGTATTAATTCTACTTTTGGAACAACTGTCGGCTCTGTTAACGGTACGAGTGGCAATGGTTCTACGGGTGGTGTAGAATCTTCTCAGGATACTGATGAAGCTGCTAAGGAGCCTTCTCCTAG CAATGTAAGTGTAGCTTCATCTGTTCAAGGAGATCTTTCAGAGACTCCACTGCCTTCAGCTAATGTCCTTGAAAAGTTACAACCATCTGAGGGTAATGTCTCTTCAATACCTGACTCAGACTCCAAAAGTGAACTTTTGAAGCAGGGTTTGCAGTTGCCTCCGGAAGTTCCACATAGCCTCACTGCTCTTAATGGCCCCAGCTataattttggttttttgCCACCCATGCTTGGAAGCCAGGTTCTACAAGTGGAAGGACAAGATAATCAGGCACATGAAGCACCTCGAAGTTCAAACTTT GGTGGAAATTCTGTTGGTGTTCCCAGCCCAAATACGACCCCACCCCTGCCAAGCTCCATAGCTGCAACTCCACAGATTCCTGTTTTCAGACACGCATATCCCGCTAATTATTTCCCATATGGCTATATGCCGCCATATTATCTGCCACCAATGCACCAGTTCTTAAGCCCCAATGGCTATCCTCCACAGGCTTCAGCATACTTACCACCAACAGCACCAGCTGCTGCTGGGATTAAATTTCCTCCTCCGCAGTTGAAGGCAGGGAGCAATGCTGCCAATCCAGCCCAGTATAACATTCAATCTGGTGGCTCATTCATAACCACCCCTACTGGTTATGCTCCTGGTCCAGCAGTTACATCTGGAAGCTCAGTTGGTAACACTGAAGATCTTGGAGCATCTCAAATGAAAGGAAGTCATATTTACACTACAGGACAGCTG ACCGAGGGTCAAACTGTTTGGTTTCACACTCCTGGACAAGATATCAGTTCCCTGTACAACCTCCCTCAAGGCCAACGTTTTGCGTTCTCACCTGTCCATGCGGGCCATGGTGCCATGACTGGAATATTTCCACCTGGGCAGACAATGGCTTCTCCAACATATCTGCAACAATCCCAGGCAGTGGCTGGAGCTGCTGAGACCATAGGACCTCCGCCTGCTGCTTATCAACAGCCTCAACATGCACAGATGAATTGGAACAGTAGCTTTTGA